A section of the Hippea sp. KM1 genome encodes:
- a CDS encoding flagellar hook protein FlgE has protein sequence MIRALYTSSNGLFEQQLGVDSITNNIANINTVGYKKTRPTFASLLYQTQQIGLPGQNPMQIGLGTKLQSTDTIMTEGTIISGDKDTDLAIEGDGFFTLLDPTNREGTSYLFTRAGDFSFDANGDLVNPDGYKVVGWLAEQSQTGTGYYIPEDPNTGLPTGTVEPINISNYESVPAVASTYIRFKANLNSSSEVEEYTPLSTYSDPNLRVNFNSVFNDDGKLLNVQDGDNFQISYDGGNTWHTYEYDSDGTVSTGAEGFTTIDDLLSDIQNDLSSSGITATASLENGMIVIENTGSSDINIRVRPTTEDPTFPNPQENQKLTTIFENLNQIIEPGKTASTQQMEVATHTVHSIFYDSTGEKHKIDVIFKRINQNRWSYEVVLPDNDGTLTNNTGIINFDSGGGLSTSTTSPTVDVSLNNGAQPTQLLINLWNTDSGQYEGNQFTGLTQFAMDSDTSFQTQDGSTSGLLKKVYVDQNGSIIGTYSNGKSYSIAKLAISKFMNPQGLKRVGKTLFRITPNADSGDVLSSNGFIGVANEGGRGSVLSKHLESSNVDLGEAFVNLIEFQRGFEANSKGVTTADQMLQVAIQLKR, from the coding sequence ATGATAAGGGCGCTGTATACCTCAAGCAACGGGCTATTTGAGCAACAGTTGGGGGTGGACAGCATAACAAACAACATAGCCAATATCAATACGGTGGGGTATAAAAAAACCAGACCAACATTCGCATCCCTTCTATATCAGACCCAGCAAATCGGGCTACCCGGCCAAAACCCTATGCAGATAGGATTGGGCACAAAACTTCAGTCCACAGATACAATAATGACCGAAGGCACCATAATAAGCGGTGATAAGGATACGGATCTGGCTATTGAGGGTGATGGCTTCTTTACGCTTTTAGACCCAACCAACAGGGAAGGGACATCTTATCTATTCACCAGGGCGGGTGATTTTTCATTCGATGCAAACGGCGATCTGGTAAACCCAGATGGATATAAGGTTGTTGGATGGCTTGCAGAACAGTCTCAAACAGGCACAGGATACTATATCCCTGAGGATCCAAATACGGGCCTGCCAACCGGCACGGTTGAGCCCATCAACATATCCAACTATGAAAGCGTCCCGGCTGTGGCCTCAACATACATAAGGTTCAAAGCCAACTTAAACTCCTCAAGCGAGGTGGAGGAGTATACGCCATTATCCACATACAGCGACCCCAACCTCCGGGTAAACTTTAATTCTGTATTCAACGACGACGGCAAGCTATTGAATGTTCAAGACGGAGACAACTTCCAGATCAGCTATGATGGCGGAAATACCTGGCATACATACGAATACGATAGCGATGGAACTGTAAGCACAGGAGCAGAGGGGTTTACAACCATAGACGATCTCTTAAGCGACATACAAAACGACCTATCATCCTCAGGTATTACAGCAACAGCCTCCCTTGAAAACGGCATGATAGTTATAGAAAACACGGGAAGTTCAGATATAAACATAAGGGTAAGGCCAACCACAGAGGATCCAACATTTCCAAATCCACAGGAAAACCAAAAACTAACCACGATATTTGAGAATCTGAATCAAATCATAGAGCCAGGAAAAACTGCCTCAACACAACAAATGGAGGTAGCAACGCACACTGTTCATTCCATATTTTACGATTCAACAGGAGAGAAACACAAAATAGATGTAATATTCAAAAGAATCAATCAAAACAGGTGGTCTTATGAGGTTGTTTTACCGGATAATGACGGCACATTAACCAACAACACGGGCATAATAAATTTTGATAGCGGCGGAGGGCTTTCAACATCAACCACCTCGCCAACCGTAGATGTATCATTAAACAACGGAGCCCAACCCACGCAACTACTGATCAATCTGTGGAATACAGACAGTGGTCAATACGAAGGCAACCAATTTACCGGTCTTACTCAATTTGCCATGGATTCAGATACGAGCTTCCAAACGCAAGACGGTTCAACATCGGGGTTGCTAAAAAAAGTGTATGTAGATCAAAACGGAAGCATAATAGGAACATATTCCAACGGTAAATCTTATTCAATAGCCAAGTTAGCCATTTCAAAATTCATGAATCCTCAAGGCTTAAAAAGAGTTGGCAAAACCCTTTTTAGGATAACACCAAATGCCGATTCAGGAGATGTATTATCGTCAAACGGTTTTATAGGTGTTGCAAACGAAGGCGGCAGGGGAAGCGTTCTATCCAAACACTTAGAATCAAGCAATGTAGATTTAGGAGAAGCATTTGTCAATCTCATAGAGTTTCAGAGGGGGTTTGAGGCCAATTCAAAAGGTGTAACGACAGCCGATCAAATGCTTCAGGTGGCCATTCAACTAAAAAGATAG
- a CDS encoding amidohydrolase family protein — protein sequence MRLLRAKYIFDGLRLSVDKGVVIDGDIVVDVDGFSVLKRAYPDIDVVDYGEGVLFCGFVNAHTHIELTYTKNRIEPFGGFIRWLSSIMNIKSIDVDDKDIERGINEAVKEIKGSGVFAVGDISNTLKTVNILSSELPRSVVFCENYSLNLERARGVVERLKREIEHINSFPVRVFVSPHSVYSSHPELMRFICNLPGIKSLHFLESEHERAFVCKKGELYGFLDGLGLVDCEFDYGDVWDYLKDVGCIKRGMLFVHAVFANRDDFKKIKDIGGSVVLCPRSNWYISKKLPDVYKIRESGVNIAIGTDSLSSNWDLDILKEIALIKQAFPLIDSEELFGWVSSGGAKALGIRLGFFRGYYARPYFLGASGSKPLDGILEEKKRGLPPPFNA from the coding sequence ATGAGACTGCTAAGGGCTAAATACATATTCGACGGTTTAAGGTTGTCCGTTGATAAAGGTGTCGTTATAGATGGCGATATTGTTGTTGATGTGGATGGTTTTTCTGTATTGAAGAGGGCGTACCCGGATATAGATGTGGTTGATTACGGTGAGGGTGTTCTGTTTTGCGGTTTCGTCAATGCCCATACGCATATAGAGTTGACTTACACGAAAAACAGGATAGAGCCGTTTGGTGGGTTTATCCGCTGGCTATCGTCCATTATGAACATAAAATCGATAGATGTTGATGATAAGGATATTGAGAGGGGTATAAACGAGGCCGTAAAGGAGATTAAGGGGTCTGGTGTTTTTGCCGTTGGTGATATATCAAATACGCTTAAGACGGTTAATATATTGTCAAGTGAACTTCCTCGCTCCGTTGTGTTTTGTGAGAATTACTCCTTGAATCTGGAAAGGGCAAGGGGGGTTGTTGAAAGGCTTAAAAGGGAGATTGAGCATATAAACTCTTTTCCTGTAAGGGTTTTTGTAAGCCCGCATTCTGTGTATTCCTCCCATCCTGAGCTTATGCGCTTTATCTGTAATTTGCCCGGCATTAAGAGTCTTCATTTTTTGGAGAGTGAACACGAGAGGGCGTTTGTCTGTAAAAAAGGCGAACTGTATGGGTTTTTGGATGGTCTTGGTTTGGTTGATTGTGAATTTGATTATGGAGATGTCTGGGATTATCTAAAGGATGTGGGTTGCATAAAGAGGGGTATGTTGTTTGTTCATGCCGTTTTTGCCAACAGGGATGACTTTAAAAAGATCAAGGATATAGGCGGCAGTGTGGTCCTTTGTCCAAGGAGCAACTGGTATATATCAAAAAAATTGCCCGATGTGTATAAAATAAGGGAAAGCGGTGTGAATATTGCCATCGGCACAGATAGCTTATCCAGTAATTGGGATTTAGATATATTAAAAGAGATAGCCCTTATAAAGCAGGCCTTTCCTTTGATTGATAGTGAGGAGTTGTTTGGATGGGTAAGCAGTGGTGGAGCTAAGGCTTTGGGGATACGGCTGGGTTTCTTTAGGGGCTATTATGCAAGGCCGTATTTCTTAGGGGCTTCAGGCTCAAAGCCCTTGGATGGGATATTGGAAGAAAAAAAGAGGGGGTTGCCCCCTCCCTTTAACGCTTGA
- a CDS encoding flagellar hook assembly protein FlgD: MDIANIANQANIAESMRSDKVENPKATLDKDGFLKLLVAQLRYQDPLNPMNNDQFIQENTMFSQLEQLMNMNKTISTLQESLTTNPREYAASYLGKYISTGENKINVSSSHIDSLSFNLNKDAKVTIHISNSKGEDIADIDLGKLKAGTHSFTWNGKDNKGNSVANGEYSVRIDADYGNGIPVTLDKSVGRVVSVKFEADKTILITDTGKSIPLSEVQSISEGGNQ, encoded by the coding sequence ATGGATATAGCAAACATAGCAAACCAGGCAAATATTGCAGAAAGCATGAGATCGGATAAGGTAGAGAACCCCAAGGCCACGCTGGATAAGGATGGGTTCTTAAAGCTGCTGGTTGCCCAGCTGCGTTATCAGGATCCCTTAAATCCAATGAACAACGACCAATTTATACAGGAAAATACGATGTTCTCCCAACTCGAACAATTGATGAACATGAACAAAACAATATCAACGCTGCAAGAAAGTCTCACAACAAACCCAAGAGAGTATGCAGCAAGCTATTTGGGCAAATACATATCCACAGGCGAGAATAAGATCAATGTAAGCTCAAGCCATATCGATAGCCTAAGTTTCAATCTCAACAAAGACGCAAAGGTCACAATACACATATCAAACTCAAAGGGAGAGGACATAGCAGATATTGATTTAGGTAAACTAAAGGCAGGCACACATTCGTTTACCTGGAACGGTAAGGACAACAAGGGCAACAGCGTGGCAAACGGCGAATACAGTGTAAGGATAGATGCCGATTACGGGAATGGCATACCCGTAACACTGGATAAAAGCGTTGGAAGGGTGGTTTCTGTAAAATTTGAAGCAGATAAAACCATCCTTATAACCGACACAGGCAAATCCATTCCGCTCTCTGAGGTTCAAAGCATATCAGAGGGAGGTAATCAATGA
- the flgE gene encoding flagellar hook protein FlgE has translation MLRSLWSGVSGLKSEQQGMDVVGNNVANVNTIGFKKGRINFVDVLSQTMSAATGPEGNIGGKNATQIGLGTTVAVVDNIFSQGSLQATSKITDLAIQGDGFFIVSDDGGKTYRYTRAGDFTFDANGNLVNPEGFIVQGWLANEETHKINTAASIENIVVPQDKTVPAGVTKNITIKANLNGGDTIEEMAPAHGTVDENNNTVEPDDMSVLFDVNGEAINLGKELATFAEDSTSFGSLYDINGNQIQLSSGATISMDITYGGITSTATVSYPSDFKTLGSFAAALSNAVTSAIGTNILSFNVTDDGMIQVKNLTASANVTIANIATTNDLNSYLKHALINLQGGEGRSATIAAGKTRTTLPFLSAKGDVLAMSFDGGANYDAYRYVQSDTGVGNNDFHTIEDLRAEINNDIVNGGNGEAWATSGSSSDWVTIDPKSGEIVIKNNGTEDHVIGAVYSNNLKFATIMGTLSGLVGSGSEVTSQPFEAAVHVTSIDVYDSLGNKHTVTFTFRKKSFDPITNYTTWSWKASVPEPGEVSNDEGEIQFDQTGKLVYLSSPLAITVDWRNGTASQVINLDFGDIGSFDGLTQFSLPSQTTAQTQDGYPGGSLQRIMINQDGVIVGIFSNGKSYPLAQIAMAKFANNEGLMKEGGSMYSETANSGAPLIGTAGTGGRGTFAPSHLEMSNVDLAEEFTNMIIYERAFQANSRSITTSDQMIQELLNLKR, from the coding sequence ATGTTAAGATCGCTCTGGAGCGGCGTTTCCGGGTTAAAATCCGAACAACAGGGAATGGATGTTGTGGGAAACAATGTGGCGAATGTAAACACCATCGGCTTTAAAAAGGGCAGAATAAACTTTGTGGATGTATTGAGTCAAACCATGAGTGCAGCAACAGGACCCGAAGGAAACATAGGAGGAAAGAATGCAACACAGATAGGATTGGGCACAACAGTGGCCGTCGTAGACAACATATTCTCCCAAGGAAGCCTCCAGGCAACAAGCAAAATAACAGACTTAGCAATCCAAGGCGACGGATTCTTCATTGTGAGCGACGATGGAGGAAAAACCTATAGATACACAAGGGCTGGTGATTTTACATTCGATGCCAATGGAAACTTGGTTAATCCCGAGGGCTTCATCGTTCAGGGTTGGCTTGCAAACGAAGAAACCCACAAGATAAACACGGCTGCAAGCATAGAAAACATAGTGGTACCGCAAGACAAAACAGTGCCTGCAGGTGTAACTAAAAACATAACAATCAAAGCCAATCTAAACGGCGGTGATACCATAGAGGAAATGGCTCCGGCCCACGGGACTGTGGATGAGAACAACAACACAGTTGAACCGGACGATATGTCCGTTCTGTTTGATGTAAACGGTGAAGCTATAAATTTGGGAAAGGAATTGGCAACATTCGCAGAAGACAGCACTTCTTTTGGTAGCCTATACGACATAAACGGCAACCAAATCCAGCTATCAAGTGGGGCAACAATATCCATGGATATAACATACGGAGGTATAACATCAACCGCAACCGTAAGCTACCCCTCTGACTTCAAAACTCTTGGAAGCTTTGCAGCTGCTTTAAGTAATGCTGTAACCTCAGCAATAGGTACAAATATACTAAGCTTTAATGTTACAGATGACGGCATGATTCAGGTAAAAAACCTAACAGCCTCTGCCAATGTAACGATTGCAAATATTGCAACAACAAACGATCTAAACAGCTATCTAAAACACGCCCTCATAAACCTGCAAGGTGGAGAGGGCAGAAGCGCCACAATAGCAGCAGGCAAGACACGCACAACGCTGCCGTTCCTTTCGGCAAAAGGCGATGTTCTTGCAATGAGCTTTGATGGGGGTGCCAATTACGACGCATATCGATATGTCCAGTCCGACACAGGAGTGGGAAACAATGACTTTCACACCATAGAGGATTTAAGGGCAGAGATAAACAACGATATTGTAAATGGAGGAAATGGAGAGGCCTGGGCAACCTCAGGCTCATCATCCGATTGGGTCACGATAGATCCAAAATCGGGAGAGATAGTTATAAAAAATAACGGCACAGAGGATCATGTTATCGGTGCTGTTTACTCAAACAATCTAAAATTTGCAACAATCATGGGAACCCTATCAGGCTTGGTGGGAAGCGGTTCTGAGGTAACATCACAGCCATTTGAGGCTGCCGTCCATGTCACCTCAATAGATGTATACGACTCTTTGGGAAACAAACATACGGTTACATTTACCTTCAGAAAGAAGTCATTTGATCCCATAACAAACTACACAACATGGTCTTGGAAAGCCTCGGTTCCTGAGCCAGGAGAGGTGTCAAACGATGAGGGAGAGATACAGTTTGACCAAACCGGTAAGCTTGTGTATCTTTCAAGTCCCCTGGCTATAACCGTGGATTGGAGAAACGGAACGGCATCTCAGGTTATAAACTTAGACTTTGGGGATATAGGTTCATTTGACGGCCTGACACAGTTCTCATTACCATCCCAGACAACAGCCCAGACACAAGACGGTTATCCTGGAGGAAGCCTGCAGAGAATCATGATCAACCAGGACGGTGTTATTGTGGGCATCTTCTCAAACGGAAAAAGCTATCCCCTTGCACAAATAGCTATGGCCAAGTTCGCAAACAACGAGGGATTGATGAAGGAAGGGGGTTCCATGTATTCAGAAACAGCAAACTCCGGAGCACCTTTAATAGGCACTGCAGGGACAGGCGGCAGGGGGACATTTGCACCAAGCCATCTCGAGATGAGCAATGTGGATTTAGCAGAGGAATTCACCAATATGATAATTTACGAGAGGGCATTCCAGGCCAATTCAAGAAGTATAACAACATCGGATCAGATGATTCAGGAGCTTCTGAATCTCAAGCGTTAA